AGACTGAACGAAGTTAGCTTTAGCCTTCAAAATAAATCAGTTTAATATCATTCAGGGGAATTATCTTCTGTATCATACGATAATAGGACAACAATACATTGTCCTATTATCGTATTAAAGCCTTATGCAGGAGGTTTGTCGTATTGAAATAACAATTAGCGTCCACCAGCAAATTCCATCGTAAAATGGTAGTTCTCATCGATGGCCATTGGCTTACGATCCACTTTACGAAAATCGCGTGCTTCTTCAGTCCACAGGAAAGGGTAAAATGAAAAAACTTGATTGCCGCTCAGGAGTTTGACCTCTTCGCTCCAGTCTTTCCATTTAAATGTTTCGTAAAACTGTCTAATATCCCCTTTCAATGCCCAAAAAACAAAATCTGAATAACCACATTCCAAACTTTCCCATTGTAAGGTATCTTGTGCGAAATAATAGACCTGTCCAATAGCATCTCCCAGCGCACCGGCATTAATAGCGAAATAACCACCTAGAACATCGTCTGCAATCAGCAAAAAACCACCTTTTTCGCCTTCCTTGTCAAAACTTTTCCCTTTATTCCACTCCATGATCCCTCGGTCCAACTGCGACGAGCCAGAGCCTAAAATCCGCAACCAGCCCCCATCGATTAAAATACCACCAGTTTGATGAATAATGGCTCCCATAGGCGATTTTGTGGTAATTTGGGCCCTTAAAAGTTCCTCATCAGCCCGCTTAGGGTTTCGAGGAAGCACTTCATAAGCATTCGTCGCTTCTTTCATCCAACTTTCTACCAACTTCCATCCTGAATTACTTGTATCAATCAGTTCTTTTAGACTTTTCATTTCCTATGTGTTTTATGCAGCGACCAGCTAGTCTACCGGTCGAATTCGAACGGCATCCAGCTATTCATCATGCCGAAATTACCATAATTCTTTATCGCATCCAAATTACGGCAGACCCAAGAGCAAATCGAAGAAAATATTCTTCGAAAACATACACCTGAAGATTAGGAACCTTGTGTCTATTTTAACTAATTTTAAGTCATGCAACATGAATTAGAAAAACTCAGATACCCTATAGGTCGCTTTGCGATACCCGATGTCATCGACAAATCCCTGTTGAATGACTGGATCAAAACAATTGCCGACTTTCCGGCCCGGTTAAAATCCGAAGTCGGCGATCTAACAGACGACGTACTGGAAAAACGCTACCGTCCCGAAGGCTGGACGATTCGTCAGGTCGTTCATCACTGCGCCGAC
The DNA window shown above is from Sphingobacterium thalpophilum and carries:
- a CDS encoding DUF2625 domain-containing protein, translating into MKSLKELIDTSNSGWKLVESWMKEATNAYEVLPRNPKRADEELLRAQITTKSPMGAIIHQTGGILIDGGWLRILGSGSSQLDRGIMEWNKGKSFDKEGEKGGFLLIADDVLGGYFAINAGALGDAIGQVYYFAQDTLQWESLECGYSDFVFWALKGDIRQFYETFKWKDWSEEVKLLSGNQVFSFYPFLWTEEARDFRKVDRKPMAIDENYHFTMEFAGGR